In one window of Cheilinus undulatus linkage group 23, ASM1832078v1, whole genome shotgun sequence DNA:
- the rps16 gene encoding 40S ribosomal protein S16 isoform X2 yields MVEPATLQYKLLEPVLLLGKERFAGVDIRVRVKGGGHVAQVYAIRQAISKSLVAYYQKYVDEASKKEIKDILIQYDRTLLVADPRRCESKKFGGPGARARYQKSYR; encoded by the exons ATGGTGGAGCCCGCTACTCTCCAGTACAAG CTTCTGGAGCCAGTGCTTCTGCTGGGCAAGGAGCGTTTTGCTGGAGTTGACATCAGAGTCAGAGTGAAGGGTGGTGGACATGTTGCACAGGTTTATG CCATCCGTCAGGCTATCTCCAAATCCCTGGTTGCCTACTACCAGAAGT ATGTGGATGAAGCCTCCAAGAAAGAGATCAAGGACATCCTGATCCAGTACGACAGGACCCTGCTGGTTGCCGATCCACGTCGCTGCGAGTCCAAGAAGTTCGGTGGACCTGGAGCTCGTGCCCGCTACCAGAAGTCCTACCGTTAA
- the rps16 gene encoding 40S ribosomal protein S16 isoform X1, whose protein sequence is MPAKGPLQSVQVFGRKKTATAVAHCKRGNGLIKVNGRPLEMVEPATLQYKLLEPVLLLGKERFAGVDIRVRVKGGGHVAQVYAIRQAISKSLVAYYQKYVDEASKKEIKDILIQYDRTLLVADPRRCESKKFGGPGARARYQKSYR, encoded by the exons ATGCCGGCTAAAGGTCCTCTGCAGTCTGTCCAGGTTTTTGGACGTAAA AAAACCGCCACAGCAGTCGCCCACTGCAAAAGGGGGAATGGCCTGATCAAGGTGAACGGCAGACCCCTGGAGATGGTGGAGCCCGCTACTCTCCAGTACAAG CTTCTGGAGCCAGTGCTTCTGCTGGGCAAGGAGCGTTTTGCTGGAGTTGACATCAGAGTCAGAGTGAAGGGTGGTGGACATGTTGCACAGGTTTATG CCATCCGTCAGGCTATCTCCAAATCCCTGGTTGCCTACTACCAGAAGT ATGTGGATGAAGCCTCCAAGAAAGAGATCAAGGACATCCTGATCCAGTACGACAGGACCCTGCTGGTTGCCGATCCACGTCGCTGCGAGTCCAAGAAGTTCGGTGGACCTGGAGCTCGTGCCCGCTACCAGAAGTCCTACCGTTAA